In Marinobacter antarcticus, one genomic interval encodes:
- the tyrS gene encoding tyrosine--tRNA ligase: protein MASIDEALAIIKRGVDELIPEGDLVAKLKEGRPLRIKAGFDPTAPDLHLGHTVLINKLRQFQDLGHEVIFLIGDFTGKIGDPSGKSTTRPPLTDEQVAQNAITYKEQVFKILDRDKTRVVFNSEWMSKMTAVDMIRLAGQYTVARMLERDDFTKRYRAEQSIAIHEFLYPLIQGYDSVALKADVELGGTDQKFNLLMGRILQKHYGQSPQAVLTMPILEGLDGVQKMSKSLGNYIGVNDSPGEMYTKLLSVPDELLWRYFELLSFRPLTEVSEFRSAVGEGANPQDYKKLLAEEIITRFHDEEAAKTAHKSAGNRVALGEIPENVPVVEVSLDGQSEVLMASVLRMAGLVKNGAAARDVLGRGAVFVDGQKFEGDRAFVEGDSCVIQAGKKKIARVLITA, encoded by the coding sequence ATGGCATCTATTGATGAAGCGTTGGCCATTATCAAGCGAGGCGTAGACGAGCTGATTCCGGAAGGCGATCTGGTAGCAAAACTAAAAGAAGGTCGTCCGCTGCGCATTAAGGCGGGTTTCGATCCTACGGCCCCCGACCTCCATCTTGGGCATACTGTACTCATCAACAAATTGCGCCAGTTTCAGGACCTCGGTCATGAGGTGATTTTTCTGATCGGTGATTTCACCGGGAAAATTGGTGATCCTTCTGGCAAAAGCACTACTCGGCCTCCGTTGACGGATGAACAAGTCGCTCAGAATGCCATTACGTATAAAGAGCAGGTGTTTAAGATTCTCGATCGCGATAAAACCCGGGTTGTCTTCAACTCTGAGTGGATGAGCAAAATGACTGCGGTGGACATGATCCGGTTAGCGGGGCAGTACACGGTCGCGCGAATGCTCGAACGGGACGATTTCACCAAGCGTTATCGGGCAGAGCAGTCGATAGCCATTCATGAGTTTCTCTATCCTTTGATACAGGGTTACGACTCTGTAGCACTGAAAGCTGATGTTGAGCTGGGCGGTACGGACCAGAAGTTCAATCTCCTTATGGGGCGTATTCTGCAGAAACATTATGGTCAGTCTCCTCAGGCAGTTCTGACCATGCCGATCCTGGAAGGGTTGGATGGTGTCCAGAAAATGTCCAAATCTCTGGGCAACTACATCGGCGTTAATGATTCTCCGGGTGAAATGTACACCAAGCTCTTGTCTGTGCCGGATGAGTTGCTGTGGCGTTACTTTGAGCTTCTGAGCTTCCGTCCTCTTACTGAGGTAAGTGAGTTTCGAAGTGCAGTAGGCGAGGGGGCTAATCCCCAGGACTATAAAAAGCTGCTGGCAGAAGAGATTATTACCCGCTTCCATGATGAAGAGGCTGCTAAAACGGCGCACAAGTCCGCGGGTAACCGGGTAGCGCTCGGGGAGATTCCTGAAAACGTACCCGTCGTCGAGGTTTCACTGGATGGTCAGTCCGAGGTCTTGATGGCCTCTGTGTTGCGCATGGCTGGGCTGGTTAAGAATGGTGCGGCAGCGCGGGACGTTCTTGGTCGCGGAGCTGTTTTTGTGGATGGCCAGAAGTTTGAGGGCGATCGGGCGTTTGTCGAAGGTGACAGTTGCGTGATTCAGGCCGGAAAGAAGAAAATTGCCCGGGTTTTGATCACTGCTTGA